In Morococcus cerebrosus, a single genomic region encodes these proteins:
- the metZ gene encoding O-succinylhomoserine sulfhydrylase encodes MSKKLHPQTLAIRGGKEQTEYREHNQALFLTSSFMWDNAQHAADLFSKKIKGFTYTRTANPTTAAFEKRIAALEGAERAVATSTGMSAIQAAFFTFLQAGDHVISSRSLFGTTVGFINNIVTKFGIEVSHVSPTDVDEWKAAVKANTKLLFLETPSNPLGEVADLEALAELAHSIGALLVVDNSLLSPVGSQPLKHGADISVSSATKAIDGHGRVMGGVLAGSEELMTQVAVYCNSCGLAMSPFNAWQLLSGVETLSLRMEKQFDNALKIAQWLQAQPQVQAVYYTGLPDHPQAELIRKQQNGGGIVIGFEVADTDAAWKVVDGVELFSRTANLGDVRSTITHPWTTTHGRMQPEEKLAANIRPGLVRLSVGLEYVDDLIDDLKQALAR; translated from the coding sequence ATGAGTAAAAAACTCCACCCACAGACGCTCGCCATACGCGGCGGCAAAGAGCAAACCGAATACCGCGAACACAATCAGGCATTGTTCCTCACCAGCAGCTTCATGTGGGATAACGCCCAACACGCCGCCGATTTGTTTTCCAAAAAAATCAAAGGGTTCACTTATACCCGCACTGCCAATCCGACCACAGCCGCTTTTGAAAAACGCATCGCCGCCTTAGAAGGCGCGGAACGCGCGGTCGCCACTTCGACCGGTATGTCCGCGATTCAGGCGGCGTTTTTCACCTTCCTGCAGGCGGGCGATCATGTGATTTCCAGCCGCAGCCTGTTCGGCACGACCGTCGGCTTTATCAACAACATCGTCACCAAATTCGGCATCGAAGTGAGCCATGTGTCGCCGACCGATGTGGACGAATGGAAAGCCGCCGTCAAAGCCAACACCAAACTGCTGTTTTTGGAAACCCCGTCCAACCCCTTGGGCGAAGTGGCCGACTTGGAAGCCTTGGCAGAATTGGCGCACAGCATCGGCGCGCTTTTGGTGGTGGACAACAGCCTGCTGTCGCCTGTCGGCTCGCAGCCTTTGAAACACGGCGCGGATATTTCCGTTTCCTCCGCAACCAAAGCCATCGACGGACACGGACGCGTGATGGGCGGCGTGTTGGCGGGTTCGGAAGAACTGATGACGCAGGTCGCCGTTTACTGCAACTCTTGCGGGCTGGCGATGTCGCCGTTTAACGCATGGCAGTTGTTGAGCGGCGTGGAAACCCTGTCGCTGCGTATGGAAAAACAGTTCGATAATGCCCTGAAAATCGCCCAATGGCTGCAAGCGCAGCCGCAGGTTCAAGCCGTTTACTACACCGGATTGCCCGACCATCCGCAGGCGGAGCTTATCCGCAAACAGCAAAACGGCGGCGGCATCGTCATCGGCTTTGAAGTCGCCGACACTGACGCCGCGTGGAAAGTCGTGGACGGCGTCGAACTCTTCTCCCGTACCGCCAACCTCGGTGACGTGCGCTCGACCATTACCCACCCGTGGACAACCACACACGGCAGAATGCAGCCCGAAGAAAAACTCGCCGCCAATATCCGCCCCGGACTGGTGCGCCTGTCTGTCGGCTTGGAATACGTCGATGATTTGATTGACGATTTGAAACAGGCGTTGGCGCGTTAA
- the narH gene encoding nitrate reductase subunit beta, whose protein sequence is MKIRAQVGMVLNLDKCIGCHTCSVTCKNVWTSRDGVEYAWFNNVETKPGIGFPKNWEDQNKWNGGWVRKPNGKLVPKQGGKLKILANIFANPNMPQIDDYYEPFTYDYEHLQNAPKMKTPPTARPVSVLTGKKMDKVEWGPNWEDDLAGEFEKRAKDVLFEGIQKDMHAAFEQTFMMYLPRLCEHCLNPTCVASCPSGSIYKREDDGIVLIDQDKCRGWRMCVSGCPYKKIYYNWTSGKAEKCTFCYPRIEGGQPTVCSETCVGRIRYLGVLLYDADKIEQAASVENPQDLYEQQLGVFLNPHDPEVQREALKQGISQSWLDAAQKSPVYKMAMEWKVAFPLHPEYRTLPMVWYIPPLSPIQSAIENGLVGENGIIPSVDEMRIPLKYLANLLTAGKIEPIKEALERMIAMRRFKRGQVVHGETPAQALEGTGLTPEMVEDMYQIMAIANYEDRFVIPSSHKEMVENSFGDKASCGFTFGNGCSGGSSEESLFGKRKGTPIIFHGLRKDAEKNREEGVR, encoded by the coding sequence ATGAAAATCAGAGCACAAGTCGGCATGGTTCTGAACTTAGACAAATGTATCGGCTGCCACACCTGCTCCGTTACCTGCAAGAACGTCTGGACTTCGCGTGACGGCGTAGAATATGCGTGGTTTAACAACGTCGAAACCAAGCCGGGCATCGGCTTTCCGAAAAACTGGGAAGACCAAAACAAATGGAATGGCGGCTGGGTGCGCAAACCCAACGGCAAACTGGTACCTAAGCAAGGCGGCAAATTGAAGATTTTGGCGAATATTTTTGCCAACCCAAACATGCCGCAAATCGACGACTACTACGAGCCGTTCACCTACGATTACGAGCATCTGCAAAACGCGCCGAAAATGAAAACGCCGCCGACCGCCCGTCCTGTCTCCGTGCTCACCGGCAAAAAAATGGACAAAGTGGAATGGGGTCCGAACTGGGAAGACGATTTGGCAGGCGAATTTGAAAAACGTGCAAAAGACGTACTGTTTGAAGGTATTCAAAAAGACATGCACGCTGCGTTCGAGCAAACCTTCATGATGTACCTGCCTCGTCTGTGCGAGCATTGTTTGAACCCGACCTGTGTGGCATCCTGCCCGTCAGGCAGCATCTACAAACGCGAAGACGACGGCATCGTACTGATCGACCAAGACAAATGCCGCGGCTGGCGTATGTGCGTATCCGGCTGCCCCTACAAAAAAATCTACTACAACTGGACTTCCGGCAAAGCTGAAAAATGTACATTCTGCTATCCGCGTATCGAAGGCGGCCAGCCGACCGTGTGTTCCGAAACCTGCGTAGGCCGCATCCGCTATTTGGGCGTACTGCTGTACGATGCAGACAAAATCGAACAAGCTGCGTCAGTGGAAAATCCGCAAGACCTGTACGAACAGCAACTGGGCGTATTCCTCAACCCGCATGACCCCGAAGTACAACGCGAAGCATTAAAACAAGGTATCAGCCAAAGCTGGCTTGATGCCGCCCAAAAATCACCCGTGTACAAAATGGCAATGGAATGGAAAGTGGCATTCCCTCTGCACCCGGAATACCGCACCTTGCCAATGGTTTGGTACATCCCGCCGCTCTCTCCGATTCAATCTGCCATCGAAAACGGCCTGGTGGGTGAAAACGGTATTATCCCAAGCGTAGATGAAATGCGTATCCCGCTGAAATATCTGGCCAACCTGCTCACCGCCGGCAAAATTGAGCCAATCAAAGAAGCGCTGGAGCGCATGATTGCTATGCGCCGCTTCAAACGCGGACAAGTGGTTCACGGTGAAACACCGGCTCAAGCACTGGAAGGTACCGGCCTTACGCCCGAAATGGTTGAAGACATGTACCAAATCATGGCTATTGCCAATTATGAAGACCGCTTCGTCATCCCGTCTTCACACAAAGAAATGGTTGAAAACAGTTTCGGCGACAAAGCCAGCTGCGGCTTTACCTTCGGCAACGGCTGCTCTGGCGGCAGCAGCGAAGAAAGCCTGTTTGGCAAACGCAAAGGCACACCGATTATTTTCCACGGCCTGCGCAAAGATGCGGAAAAAAATCGTGAAGAAGGAGTACGCTGA
- a CDS encoding NarK family nitrate/nitrite MFS transporter, whose translation MSHLIEHWQPEDKTFWQQTGKKIATRNLWISIPALLLAFAIWQVWSVAVVNLPNIGFKYSENQLFWLAALPALSGATLRIFYSFMVPIFGGRKWTAISTASLLLPAIGLGFAVQNPNTSYITMMVLALLCGFGGGNFSSSMSNISFFFPKAEKGTALGLNAGLGNLGVSAVQFVVPLIITAGVFGALGGEPQTWTKGDVTKQIWLQNAGFIWVPFIILSTLAAWFGMNDLASAKASFKDQAVIFSRKHNWIMCILYLGTFGSFIGFAAGFPLLIKSQFTGIDPVKYAFLGPLVGALARPFGGWISDKIKSGALITQFVFIGMIVAVCGVIFFLPNNGEGGNFWGFFACFLALFTLTGIGNGSTFMQVPVIFLNMHQKFAEEGKVSEEQARLDATKEGAAVIGFTAAFAAYGGFFIPKSYGTSIDLTGGVNAALIGFIIFYAICAALNWWYYTRKGAEAKC comes from the coding sequence ATGTCTCATCTTATCGAACATTGGCAGCCGGAAGATAAAACCTTCTGGCAGCAAACAGGTAAAAAAATTGCCACCCGCAACTTGTGGATTTCTATCCCCGCCCTCCTCCTTGCCTTCGCTATCTGGCAGGTATGGAGCGTAGCGGTAGTCAACCTGCCCAATATCGGCTTCAAATACAGCGAAAACCAGCTCTTCTGGCTGGCTGCCCTGCCCGCCTTATCCGGGGCGACCTTGCGTATCTTCTATTCTTTCATGGTACCCATATTCGGCGGCCGCAAATGGACGGCCATCTCTACCGCCAGCCTGCTGCTGCCGGCTATCGGCTTGGGTTTTGCCGTTCAAAATCCTAACACCAGCTACATTACCATGATGGTACTGGCGCTCCTGTGCGGCTTCGGCGGCGGCAACTTCTCCTCCAGCATGTCCAACATCAGTTTCTTTTTCCCCAAAGCCGAAAAAGGCACTGCTCTCGGCCTGAATGCAGGCTTGGGCAATCTGGGGGTATCTGCCGTACAGTTTGTCGTACCGCTCATTATTACTGCAGGTGTCTTCGGAGCCCTTGGTGGAGAGCCGCAAACCTGGACGAAAGGCGATGTAACCAAACAAATTTGGTTACAAAACGCCGGCTTTATCTGGGTGCCTTTCATTATTCTTTCTACCCTAGCCGCTTGGTTTGGCATGAACGATTTGGCTTCCGCCAAAGCCAGCTTCAAAGACCAGGCCGTGATTTTCAGCCGCAAGCATAACTGGATTATGTGCATCCTTTATTTGGGCACTTTCGGCTCCTTCATCGGTTTTGCCGCAGGCTTCCCCTTGCTGATCAAGAGTCAGTTTACCGGGATTGATCCTGTAAAATATGCCTTCCTCGGCCCTTTGGTCGGTGCTTTGGCCCGCCCATTCGGCGGCTGGATCTCTGATAAAATCAAAAGCGGCGCACTGATTACCCAATTTGTTTTCATCGGCATGATTGTGGCGGTATGCGGCGTAATTTTCTTCCTCCCCAACAATGGTGAAGGCGGCAACTTCTGGGGCTTCTTTGCCTGCTTCTTGGCTCTATTTACACTCACCGGAATTGGTAATGGTTCTACCTTTATGCAGGTACCGGTAATTTTCCTTAATATGCACCAAAAATTTGCCGAAGAAGGCAAAGTCAGTGAAGAGCAAGCCCGTTTGGATGCTACCAAAGAAGGCGCAGCCGTAATCGGCTTTACTGCCGCCTTTGCAGCCTATGGCGGCTTCTTCATTCCGAAAAGCTACGGCACATCCATCGACCTAACCGGCGGTGTAAATGCCGCCCTGATTGGCTTTATCATATTCTATGCAATTTGTGCGGCACTTAACTGGTGGTATTACACCCGTAAAGGCGCTGAAGCCAAATGCTGA
- a CDS encoding TOBE domain-containing protein, whose amino-acid sequence MKSSARNQLAGTVTHIEHSNGSCLVTLASAGGIEIHAQISSFSLKRLKLSVGSPVIAMIKAASVVLATDLAPMTLSAENCLNGTVKRVEQGAVNNVVTLDINNEINLCATITLYSSETLALEPDLPATAVFNANQVMLGVLI is encoded by the coding sequence ATGAAAAGCAGTGCCCGCAATCAACTGGCCGGTACGGTAACCCACATCGAACACAGCAACGGCTCATGCCTGGTTACCCTTGCCAGCGCAGGCGGTATCGAAATTCATGCACAAATCAGCAGTTTCAGCCTGAAACGTTTAAAACTATCGGTCGGCAGCCCGGTTATCGCCATGATTAAAGCAGCATCGGTCGTACTGGCGACTGACCTCGCACCCATGACATTATCGGCAGAAAACTGCCTGAACGGCACAGTGAAACGTGTGGAACAAGGGGCGGTCAACAATGTCGTTACGCTTGATATTAATAATGAAATCAACTTATGCGCAACCATTACACTCTACAGCAGCGAAACGCTTGCCCTAGAACCGGATCTGCCGGCCACTGCCGTTTTCAATGCCAATCAAGTCATGTTAGGCGTTTTAATTTAA
- a CDS encoding DUF3465 domain-containing protein: MPDEPSGIFLGVDFMNKNKWIWILIVAAVVVGYQKMQQGRQGQAADAVPTQTQPQTQAEKRQSEQPQSEQSESKKSQPKQPKSDRQAGQGSAEQILQQAFENQQSDIQVKGAGAVLKTLPDDNQGTRHQRFILKLSSGQTLLVAHNIDLADKIKGLKKGDKVGFYGEYEWSEQGGVLHWTHHDPSGRHTDGWLEHDGRVYQ; the protein is encoded by the coding sequence ATGCCCGATGAACCGTCGGGCATTTTTTTGGGCGTGGATTTTATGAACAAAAACAAATGGATTTGGATACTGATTGTTGCCGCCGTGGTAGTCGGTTATCAAAAAATGCAGCAGGGGCGGCAAGGTCAGGCAGCGGATGCCGTACCAACCCAAACGCAGCCCCAAACCCAGGCGGAAAAACGCCAATCCGAGCAGCCTCAGTCTGAGCAGTCTGAATCCAAAAAATCGCAACCGAAGCAGCCGAAATCCGACCGCCAAGCAGGGCAGGGCAGTGCGGAACAAATATTGCAGCAAGCCTTTGAAAACCAACAGAGCGATATTCAGGTGAAAGGTGCGGGTGCGGTTCTTAAAACGCTGCCCGACGACAACCAAGGCACGCGCCATCAGCGTTTTATCTTGAAACTGTCCAGCGGGCAAACGCTTTTAGTGGCGCACAACATCGACCTCGCCGACAAAATCAAAGGTTTGAAAAAAGGCGATAAAGTCGGCTTCTACGGCGAATACGAATGGTCGGAACAGGGCGGTGTTCTCCATTGGACGCACCACGACCCCTCAGGCCGCCATACCGACGGCTGGCTGGAACACGATGGACGTGTTTATCAATAA
- a CDS encoding response regulator, which translates to MSSNETIRIALIDDHTLFRSGIKALLTRQDNYEVVGEAADGLSGVKLVEQTDPDVVLLDLDMPVMNGREALAQILSSRSEQVVVMLTVSEDSEDLTECMRLGARGFLLKNIHADFLVDAIRKAAEGDNVFSPEMTARLVQSLIQPNTTPAASALDALTTRELEILGHLAAGHSNKIIARKLNLAESTIKVHVQSILRKLELSSRVQAAVYAVQHNVPQPL; encoded by the coding sequence ATGAGTTCGAATGAAACTATCCGCATTGCCTTGATAGACGACCATACCCTGTTCCGTAGCGGTATCAAAGCCCTACTGACCAGACAGGATAACTACGAAGTAGTCGGTGAAGCAGCTGACGGCCTCAGCGGTGTGAAATTAGTTGAGCAAACCGATCCCGACGTTGTACTGCTAGATTTAGACATGCCTGTAATGAACGGGCGCGAAGCTTTGGCTCAAATCCTTAGCAGTCGGTCTGAACAGGTAGTGGTAATGCTGACCGTTTCTGAAGATAGCGAAGATTTAACTGAGTGCATGCGTCTCGGGGCGCGCGGCTTTTTGCTAAAAAATATCCATGCAGATTTTCTTGTAGATGCCATCCGCAAAGCAGCCGAAGGCGACAATGTTTTTTCACCCGAGATGACTGCCCGCTTGGTACAATCGTTAATCCAGCCCAATACCACTCCGGCGGCCAGTGCATTAGACGCACTGACAACGCGGGAATTGGAAATTCTCGGCCACTTGGCTGCCGGACACAGCAACAAAATCATTGCACGCAAACTCAATCTGGCGGAATCCACCATCAAAGTGCATGTACAGAGCATTTTACGCAAACTTGAATTATCCAGCCGCGTACAGGCAGCCGTTTATGCCGTACAGCACAATGTCCCGCAGCCACTGTAA
- the narJ gene encoding nitrate reductase molybdenum cofactor assembly chaperone, with protein sequence MGANPVYKWFSALLCYPEAELIEALPEFQAALKEWPELQSQEGRLKNFLDYLGNHNLRELQENYVATFDRNRNHALYIFEHVYGEDRDRGSAMVDLLQEYRNHGFELGDDELPDYLPALLEYLSQVPSEHAQKLLGDAVHVIAHIGGQLEKSGSPYAVLLQGITELSPVAPQPLIEPPVRDMDEAMETFGPDISGTEPLLKPGVETVQFYPKAAFQTVSKGA encoded by the coding sequence ATGGGCGCGAATCCCGTTTACAAATGGTTTTCCGCGCTGTTGTGCTATCCTGAAGCCGAGCTGATTGAAGCCCTACCTGAATTTCAGGCTGCCTTGAAAGAATGGCCCGAGCTTCAATCGCAGGAAGGTCGTCTGAAAAACTTTTTAGACTATCTAGGCAATCACAATCTGCGCGAATTGCAGGAAAACTACGTCGCCACTTTCGACCGCAACCGTAACCACGCACTCTATATTTTCGAGCATGTTTACGGCGAAGACCGAGACCGCGGCAGCGCAATGGTGGACTTATTGCAAGAATACCGCAACCACGGCTTCGAGTTGGGCGACGACGAATTGCCCGACTATCTGCCCGCACTGCTGGAATACTTGAGCCAAGTGCCGTCCGAGCATGCGCAAAAACTCTTGGGTGATGCCGTACATGTCATTGCCCACATCGGAGGCCAGCTTGAGAAAAGCGGCTCGCCTTACGCCGTATTGCTGCAGGGCATTACCGAGCTCAGCCCGGTCGCACCACAACCCTTGATCGAACCACCCGTGCGCGATATGGACGAAGCCATGGAAACATTCGGTCCCGATATTTCCGGTACCGAGCCGCTGCTAAAACCAGGCGTCGAAACCGTACAGTTTTATCCTAAAGCCGCTTTTCAGACGGTCTCAAAAGGAGCATGA
- the narI gene encoding respiratory nitrate reductase subunit gamma: MNTLHQFFFGIFPYIALAIFFFGSLVRFEREQYSWKSESSQLLYEGQLRLGNILFHVGVLAVFFGHLFGLLTPLWFWDAIGVSHGAKQIFAMVMGGIFGTTAMVGLIILLQRRLKCDRLAANTTWRDKLVLIWLIATLGLGLLTIFVSMGHTDGHEMVKLMNWAQHIVTFRGEAASYIKDVSFLFKLHMVMGMGLFVIFPFTRLVHVWSGFASVAYLGRAWQLVRRR; this comes from the coding sequence ATGAACACCCTGCACCAATTCTTCTTTGGCATTTTTCCCTATATTGCCCTCGCGATCTTCTTCTTCGGCAGCCTCGTCCGCTTCGAGCGTGAACAATATTCATGGAAAAGTGAATCCAGCCAACTCCTTTACGAAGGTCAGTTGCGCTTAGGTAATATCCTATTTCACGTCGGTGTTTTAGCCGTATTCTTCGGACACTTGTTTGGACTGCTCACACCTTTATGGTTTTGGGATGCAATAGGCGTTTCCCACGGTGCCAAACAAATCTTTGCGATGGTAATGGGCGGCATCTTCGGCACAACCGCAATGGTTGGCTTAATCATCTTGCTGCAACGTCGTCTGAAATGCGACCGCTTGGCTGCAAATACCACTTGGCGTGACAAACTGGTATTGATTTGGCTCATCGCCACCTTGGGTTTGGGTTTGTTGACTATCTTTGTGAGCATGGGCCATACAGATGGTCATGAAATGGTGAAACTGATGAACTGGGCGCAACATATCGTAACCTTCCGCGGTGAAGCTGCCAGCTATATCAAAGATGTAAGCTTTCTGTTTAAATTGCATATGGTAATGGGCATGGGCTTGTTTGTCATTTTCCCATTCACCCGCTTGGTGCACGTATGGAGCGGCTTTGCCAGCGTTGCTTATCTCGGCCGCGCATGGCAACTGGTTCGCCGCCGCTGA
- a CDS encoding basic amino acid ABC transporter substrate-binding protein, whose protein sequence is MNMKKWIAAALACSALALSACGGQSKDASSSAPKADKVYRVAANAEFAPFESLDSAGNVEGFDVDLMNAMAKAGGFKVEFKHQPWDSLFPTLKNGDTDIVISGVTITDERKQSMDFTDPYFEITQVVLVPKGKKVASSDDLKNMAKVGVVTGQTGDFSVSKLLGNDNPKIARFESVPLVIKELENGGVDAVVSDSAVIANYVKNNPTKSMDFITLPDFTIENYGIAARKGDEATVKMLNEALKKVRDSGEYDKIHAKYFAKEGDKAAAASQPEAAK, encoded by the coding sequence ATGAACATGAAAAAATGGATTGCAGCCGCCCTCGCCTGCTCCGCGCTGGCACTCTCCGCCTGCGGCGGCCAAAGCAAAGACGCTTCCTCGTCAGCCCCTAAAGCCGACAAAGTGTACCGCGTCGCCGCCAACGCCGAATTCGCCCCTTTCGAATCATTGGATTCCGCCGGCAACGTTGAAGGTTTCGACGTCGATTTGATGAACGCGATGGCTAAAGCCGGCGGATTCAAAGTCGAATTCAAACACCAGCCTTGGGACAGCCTCTTCCCCACGCTCAAAAACGGCGATACGGATATCGTCATCTCCGGCGTAACCATTACCGACGAGCGCAAGCAGTCCATGGATTTCACCGACCCTTATTTTGAAATCACCCAAGTCGTCCTCGTTCCCAAAGGTAAAAAAGTCGCCTCTTCAGACGACCTCAAAAACATGGCGAAAGTCGGCGTCGTTACCGGACAAACCGGCGACTTCTCCGTTTCCAAACTCTTGGGCAACGACAATCCTAAAATCGCCCGCTTCGAGAGCGTTCCTTTGGTCATCAAAGAGCTGGAAAACGGCGGCGTCGATGCCGTAGTCAGCGACAGCGCGGTCATCGCCAACTATGTGAAAAACAACCCGACCAAAAGCATGGACTTTATCACCCTGCCTGATTTCACGATTGAAAACTACGGCATAGCCGCACGCAAAGGCGACGAAGCGACCGTCAAAATGCTGAACGAAGCGCTGAAAAAAGTACGCGACAGCGGCGAATACGACAAAATCCACGCCAAATACTTCGCCAAAGAAGGCGATAAAGCGGCAGCTGCCAGCCAACCTGAAGCAGCCAAATAA
- a CDS encoding MFS transporter → MASETYKRYSVLFSSTLSFTVCFMIWMMLAVVGIKVQEEMGFNQTQYGILIALPVLSGALIRVPLGILTDKFGGRIVLFTLMILSVPTIFLMRYANQYWHFLVIGLVMGLAGGSFSVGTPYVARWFPKHQQGVAMGIFGAGNAGSAINKFLAAWLIVTFGTWQIVPTVYSAIMLATAILFWFTSYHDPKHLVSSNVTLKEQLALLKDPGVLRYSQYYSVVFGGYVALALWMTKYYVGEYGMPLQTAAFLAACFSLPGGVLRAFGGYLSDKFGAYKVTWAVMWLIWICFFILSYPQTDLSIRTTDGGSLTMHLGLNVTVFTILMFTVGVATAVGKASVFKFVADDYPDNIGAVSGIVGLAGGLGGFLLPIMFGALEDWTGIRSTSFMLLYGTVCVSLIWMHFSFKAKRESDMKALKERQT, encoded by the coding sequence ATGGCCTCGGAAACTTACAAACGCTACTCGGTGCTATTCTCCAGCACTCTATCTTTTACTGTCTGTTTTATGATTTGGATGATGCTGGCCGTTGTCGGCATCAAAGTTCAGGAAGAAATGGGGTTTAACCAAACCCAATACGGCATTCTGATTGCTCTGCCGGTGCTTTCCGGTGCGCTGATCCGTGTACCGTTAGGCATCCTTACCGATAAATTTGGCGGCCGTATCGTGCTGTTTACCTTGATGATCCTATCCGTACCAACCATTTTTCTGATGCGCTACGCCAATCAATATTGGCATTTCTTGGTAATCGGTCTGGTGATGGGCTTGGCCGGCGGTTCGTTCTCGGTAGGTACTCCCTATGTGGCACGCTGGTTCCCCAAACACCAACAAGGCGTGGCAATGGGGATATTCGGCGCGGGCAATGCAGGTAGTGCAATCAATAAATTCCTTGCCGCCTGGCTGATTGTTACCTTTGGAACTTGGCAGATTGTCCCTACCGTATACTCAGCCATTATGCTGGCTACCGCGATACTCTTTTGGTTTACCAGCTATCACGATCCCAAACACTTGGTCTCTTCCAACGTTACGTTGAAAGAACAATTAGCACTCTTGAAAGACCCGGGCGTGCTGCGATACAGCCAATATTACTCCGTAGTCTTCGGCGGCTATGTGGCACTGGCATTGTGGATGACCAAATACTATGTGGGCGAATACGGTATGCCACTGCAAACGGCGGCATTTTTGGCAGCCTGCTTCTCACTGCCGGGAGGTGTACTGCGTGCTTTCGGCGGCTACCTTTCCGATAAATTCGGTGCATATAAGGTAACTTGGGCGGTAATGTGGTTGATTTGGATATGTTTCTTCATACTCTCCTACCCGCAAACCGATCTTTCCATCCGCACGACCGACGGCGGTTCGCTAACCATGCACCTCGGTCTCAATGTAACCGTATTCACTATACTAATGTTCACAGTGGGTGTAGCCACTGCGGTAGGCAAAGCTTCCGTATTCAAGTTTGTAGCTGACGACTATCCCGATAATATCGGTGCCGTATCCGGTATTGTCGGCCTGGCCGGTGGCCTGGGCGGTTTCCTTCTGCCGATTATGTTCGGCGCATTGGAAGACTGGACTGGCATTCGCTCTACTTCTTTCATGCTGCTCTACGGTACAGTCTGCGTTTCGCTGATTTGGATGCACTTTTCGTTTAAAGCCAAACGCGAAAGTGATATGAAAGCCTTAAAAGAGCGTCAAACCTAA
- a CDS encoding DUF2478 domain-containing protein translates to MSNQIEQQSEYAIAAVVYADEGDAAITALWQAVRRLQQDGWRVAGLLNPIDNEGKHSNSELASVADNRRFSIFQNLGNHSSGCKLDAGALAAAGSVIREAIAEGTDLVVINKFGHAEIDNRGLLSEYLTAISSGIPVLTTLHSKYLPDWRSFSGGVSGELPADTDTVLDWIKRSVKRNLP, encoded by the coding sequence ATGTCCAATCAGATAGAACAACAATCAGAATATGCCATCGCTGCCGTAGTATATGCTGATGAAGGCGATGCTGCGATAACTGCATTATGGCAGGCCGTACGCCGATTGCAACAAGACGGATGGCGCGTGGCCGGACTATTAAACCCGATAGACAACGAAGGTAAGCACAGCAATTCGGAGCTGGCTTCCGTCGCAGACAATCGGCGCTTTTCCATCTTCCAAAATCTCGGCAACCATTCCAGCGGCTGCAAACTAGACGCCGGCGCACTGGCGGCGGCGGGTTCGGTGATTCGCGAAGCCATAGCGGAAGGTACGGATTTGGTAGTCATTAACAAATTTGGCCATGCAGAAATCGATAACCGCGGTTTGTTGTCGGAATACCTGACCGCCATCAGCTCAGGCATTCCGGTTTTGACCACCTTGCACAGCAAATACCTGCCTGATTGGCGAAGCTTTTCAGGCGGAGTGAGTGGGGAACTGCCCGCAGATACCGATACCGTTCTTGACTGGATAAAGCGATCCGTCAAACGAAACTTACCTTAA
- a CDS encoding NGO1151 family protein produces the protein MSSIEQRLEYLEEANDVLRMQNHVLATALKGLIRSLPSDMANEAVESIQLAFEDALAELNYEDSPHTDLFHDVTYAFFREKDH, from the coding sequence ATGAGCAGCATCGAACAACGCCTCGAATATTTGGAAGAAGCCAACGACGTTTTGCGTATGCAGAACCACGTCCTCGCCACCGCCCTCAAAGGCCTGATCCGTTCGCTGCCGTCCGACATGGCAAACGAAGCCGTCGAGTCCATCCAGCTTGCCTTTGAAGACGCACTCGCCGAATTGAATTACGAAGACAGCCCGCATACCGACCTCTTCCATGACGTAACCTACGCTTTTTTCCGCGAAAAAGACCACTGA